A window of the Microplitis mediator isolate UGA2020A chromosome 5, iyMicMedi2.1, whole genome shotgun sequence genome harbors these coding sequences:
- the LOC130668780 gene encoding uncharacterized protein LOC130668780 isoform X8 — MLPGHERTKIEEPMDTIFVKQVRANSPAAEAGLRTGDRVVSVDGVPTRGEQYASVVQRIQQAEPWLRLLVVSKEDDILQRYFGDTAHNPETNQRPARLRSPDKILQKQRRSMSMIPGPSSRTRQSWICQTLPSSENQGTAGSSYRLREDTFKDQSANKMTTSVPNIQRRPLTEARNHESIYGRTDDRSQRRSLPQQQDIIDPMGQVYRSPPDARFDLYDRTRSESIYSRPSSEQIYDRIKDPIYERVRPDLNTFSKSLDHQYPMSRAEPQVPIYRPGRRVVTRRASEGSGPINDSEGSGGVGGGQMAYSNNDGFKSGDPGSRLSVESRQDSSPVSKDSSISSSYDSTSTLTGNECSDDSIMTRLRKSFEQKEEFLRRPSHPIGWLLPDEMTRINQCQGVIQREFYARPQKLQRQVWPPSEQQNQQQVIDTAHHQTLNRNNTLERIKNNKPSNQNLQRVRNDMVEVGSDVTNSNDVKNGEREGAQAIRDKFYSSLYDTNNQYGKENNFNNYPTSKTVVNNESPSRNTPNSSPRNTSNNKNTFITTLSRIHENVTSLAQQQQQQQQQQQQHQQQQQQQHQHQQQQQQQQSCHELRNGTSSLPSSPGPDKKTPDKFPVPPQGLQIVSRRAKQFESGRLLSDDDEPTSDRTNLYKSELSRLSNKRSVPNVAVRKREFESKAESHETRRITANRESKSLDSGKGLSGNRIIPIGSKYIHCEPPSGYRDDKVVYIVETPAMDMEPVRLRARSNSAESWEAVNGGTTRRGVRHTWQTEPEDPEGETRNSKAKRQDSYLQAVRNHLDRESHVIQQRERTTEESKIMEPNSVYPSALSEVISRTTPSSMPTVTISPPQPVRPNQLPIPNPLRPLDSRESSFNHQHLSSDQQNVDDQESTGTTLAPGSNPTSNDVVLRRQKNSQLSDEERATRRVSYLKATWGERMHVDSDLELSDTESVVQAIRSIHRRWRPPLFPSDITPLRRIFEDVTQAASLHRHYHRNSIANTHSSTACSAGTPKDVEPVEREGSLHVKFTVLDGKRSTDRSWKQVWGVLRGPILYFYKDRHTQSPSATSDSDVGQHVDVRCSLVDVADDYTKRKHVFRVANTSAEVLLQTDDAASMALWLRALHKHAAAEKPSDGNSSTTKQQAVPQTPGPTTPSSGSPAGGQRLSPLPGHKGIRKLTSFRNRSPTGQSPVNKTRKPSQTVEPLQSPKSKTWKGRVAKQLRKMHGQAGSPSSPTAQLQPEGATFKVPLELCPVSSFSEFVPLIVEMCTSIVEARGLEVIGIYRVPGNTAAISQLTESVNKGFENINLQDPRWSDVNVISSLLKSFFRQLPDSLLTAELYPMFIDADKIEDPQRRMATIRKLLRDLPEHHFETLKYLMFHLKKVVEHSEVNKMEAKNLAIVFGPTLVRASGSRDNMVTMVTDMSHQCRIVESLLNNVDWFFCEEDLDDLSRLSVNLSLPADGSEVETSNTNHNLLLNNIQKVEGMREMVSAKDIVSSIISAANRKIQRRRKGQEEQESEDHEDEKTKGKQDESLGVIRQSMALNERQCSVSEMVLMHENKNQPNHTNENIDRNTVISSENTSPLNSSSISSRSMYPGSPVNQQQEQQHQQQQQQQQQSQQLSTTSLSLDSSRLSSDVGSGSLDTVSTISNLSNETKQSNDEVAIRTYAGLSATTQERIRRFEQETKAMLQRDQHRQRREAEKREEERRRIEMEWQLAKREMENDDILDGIIDTAVGTPYLTDRMSNLNDRLAERSSVDSNGTDSHRSKSTTRLTPLSIAVQQQPTARQKAQATNQLTNIIGDKINNGIIKKFKTDKESSVESLAPTRYGSLDSLHEVHTSPSPSHQTRGISGDISDDAGSCFLHWTQKILTINRKLVRHTATPSFWCFISSHLHGSAGASCASTKTPAPQPPEPRTVTDPTTTTCSAASSSSSPPPLQLSEPRVSESGLGSGSSSKTLNKFFRGSDLLTSLTSTFDRKWKSLVNPSNLLVTSAESSSSGTIGYSKQTNYNDNDRNQSTRSPEVYRDPSLHKSLIDKSNLVRTKTDTLEKEKNLTVAEISEKSKEELIRPDNDRNLNRKISEINTAATDSSDGGSLLDATEKDEKPSKVTVKSKRLESLNKTQDNELPSISQHNDEAKSNTTNDCKNFQSDDKTIVDSSYSNKLEKFESLSSQASESRSRLKRSESLNKRTEISCSKLKRSESLNKHSDRLASPTNGKLKRSESLNKHAERSESPNMKLKRSESLTKTEKTECNISKRRQSVRKESATKLKRKNGMPERSIKRRHTVGGTKDFDKVHWLDNKLQSETERIIKNDNKPKKSQLRTSSPDLSSNRVNVADTSFLIEVSFRGPSNVVFNVTNTRPQSLPDANLASKVFKVPLESHV; from the exons atgctGCCAGGACACGAGCGGACAAAAATCGAAGAGCCAATGGACACAATTTTCGTAAAACAAGTACGAGCAAATTCACCAGCAGCAGAAGCAGGCCTTCGAACTGGAGATCGTGTCGTATCAGTGGACGGTGTGCCAACTCGTGGCGAGCAGTACGCAAGTGTCGTTCAGCGAATCCAGCAAGCAGAACCTTGGCTCAGACTACTAGTTGTTTCTAAAGAAGACGATATATTACAAAGg tactTCGGTGATACTGCGCACAATCCAGAGACAAATCAACGACCAGCACGACTACGTTCTCCCgacaaaatattacaaaaacaACGTAGGTCGATGAGTATGATTCCTGGACCGTCATCAAGAACAAGACAATCTTGGATTTGCCAAACACTTCCTAGCTCTGAAAATCAAGGTACTGCAGGTTCTTCGTATCGATTACGCGAGGATACATTTAAAGATCAATCGGCAAATAAAATGACGACATCAGTACCAAATATTCAACGACGGCCATTAACAGAAGCACGTAATCATGAAAGTATTTATGGTCGTACTGACGATCGTAGTCAAAGAAGATCATTACCACAGCAGCAAGATATTATTGATCCGATGGGACAGGTTTATCGATCACCACCTGACGCAAGATTCGATTTATACGATCGTACACGTTCTGAGTCGATATACTCACGACCAAGTAGCGAGCAAATCTACGACAGGATCAAGGATCCAATTTACGAGCGAGTTAGACCagatttaaatacatttagtAAGTCGCTGGATCATCAGTATCCCATGTCTCGGGCTGAACCACAAGTACCAATTTACCGGCCTGGAAGACGCGTTGTTACAAGACGCGCAAGTGAAGGTAGTGGTCCAATAAATGATTCAGAAGGGAGTGGGGGAGTAGGAGGAGGACAGATGGCTTATAGTAATAACGATGGATTTAAATCTGGTGATCCAGGATCAAGATTAAGTGTGGAATCAAGGCAAGATTCGTCACCGGTTAGTAAAGATAGCAGTATATCTTCTTCTTACGATTCAACTTCAACGCTGACGGGTAATGAATGTTCAGATGATTCTATTATGACGAGACTGAGAAAGAGTTTTGAACAAAAGGAAGAATTTTTACGGCGTCCAAGTCATCCTATTGGTTGGTTATTGCCTGATGAAATGACGAGGATAAACCAGTGTCAAGGTGTCATTCAACGTGAATTTTATGCGCGACCTCAAAAACTTCAGAGACAGGTTTGGCCACCGAGTGAACAACAAAATCAACAACAAGTTATTGATACCGCGCATCATCAAACacttaatagaaataatactttggaaagaattaaaaataataaacctaGTAATCAGAATTTACAGAGAGTGCGTAATGATATGGTTGAAGTTGGTAGTGACGTTACTAATTCTAATGACGTAAAGAATGGTGAACGTGAAGGTGCACAAGCAATacgtgataaattttattcatcttTATATGATACTAACAATCAATAtggtaaagaaaataattttaataattatccgACTAGTAAAACTGTAGTTAATAATGAATCACCAAGTCGCAATACTCCGAACTCATCACCGAGAAATACaagcaataataaaaatacatttattacgACCTTATCAAGGATACATGAAAATGTTACAAGTTTGGctcagcaacaacaacaacaacaacaacagcagcaacaacaccaacaacaacagcaacaacaacaccaacatcaacagcagcaacaacagcaacagaGCTGTCATGAACTTCGAAATGGCACTTCATCGCTGCCTTCATCACCTGGACCAGACAAAAAAACGCCAGATAAATTTCCAGTACCGCCTCAAGGACTTCAAATTGTTTCACGTCGAGCTAAACAATTTGAATCCGGTAGACTACTCAGTGATGATGACGAGCCAACTAGTGATCGTACGAATTTGTACAAAAGTGAGTTGTCAAGGTTATCAAATAAACGAAGTGTACCAAATGTTGCTGTACGAAAACGTGAATTTGAATCAAAAGCTGAATCACATGAAACTAGAAGAATTACTGCTAATCGTGAAAGTAAATCATTAGATTCCG GCAAAGGGTTATCGGGAAATCGAATAATTCCGATAGGCAGCAAATACATCCATTGCGAACCACCTTCGGGTTACAGAGATGATAAAG tcGTTTATATCGTAGAAACACCGGCGATGGATATGGAACCGGTTCGGTTGCGAGCACGAAGTAATAGCGCTGAATCTTGGGAAGCTGTGAACGGAGGAACGACCCGACGAGGCGTCAGACATACCTGGCAGACAGAACCCGAGGATCCGGAGGGTGAAACACGAAACAGCAAGGCTAAGAGACAAGACAGCTATCTTCAGGCTGTTAGAAACCACCTCG ACCGAGAATCTCACGTGATCCAGCAGCGTGAAAGAACAACCGAGGAGTCAAAAATCATGGAACCGAATTCAGTATACCCATCAGCATTATCAGAGGTCATTTCAAGAACAACTCCAAGCAGCATGCCGACCGTAACCATTAGTCCTCCCCAGCCAGTCCGGCCAAATCAACTTCCTATCCCAAACCCTCTGCGTCCTTTAGATAGTCGAGAGAGCTCATTCAATCACCAGCATTTATCATCTGATCAGCAGAATGTGGACGACCAAGAGTCCACTGGCACGACCCTAG cTCCGGGCTCCAATCCAACGTCCAATGATGTGGTTCTAAGGCGACAGAAAAATAGTCAACTCA gcGATGAAGAACGTGCAACAAGACGCGTTTCTTATCTCAAAGCTACGTGGGGTGAACGGATGCATGTGGACAGTGATCTAGAATTGAGTGATACTGAGTCGGTAGTTCAAGCAATACGcag CATACACAGGCGATGGAGACCGCCACTGTTTCCTAGCGACATTACGCCACTTCGGCGTATCTTCGAGGATGTTACTCAAGCTGCATCACTGCACCGCCACTACCATCG TAACAGCATCGCAAATACACATAGTAGTACCGCATGCAGCGCCGGGACGCCGAAGGACGTCGAACCGGTCGAGCGAGAAGGATCCCTTCACGTCAAGTTTACTGTACTTGATGGCAAG agATCTACAGACCGTTCGTGGAAGCAAGTATGGGGCGTTCTTCGTGGTCCTATCCTATACTTTTACAAGGACCGTCACACTCAG agTCCATCTGCAACGAGTGATAGTGACGTAGGACAACATGTCGACGTGAGATGTTCTTTAGTTGACGTAGCTGATGATTACACCAAGAGGAAACATGTATTTCGTGTGGCTAATACAAGTGCGGAAGTGCTTTTACAAACGGACGACGCAGCATCGATGGCACTTTGGCTGAGAGCGCTTCATAAACATGCTGCTGCTGAAAAGCCTTcg gATGGTAATTCAAGTACAACGAAGCAACAAGCTGTGCCACAAACACCTGGACCAACAACACCAAGTAGCGGTAGTCCAGCTGGAGGACAACGTCTAAGTCCATTGCCAGGTCACAAAGGCATTAGAAAATTGACGTCTTTCCGTAATCGTTCGCCAACTGGTCAATCACCTGTTAATAAAACCCGGAAGCCAAGTCAGACAGTAGAACCACTGCAGTCACCGAAATCTAAAACGTGGAAAGGTCGTGTTGCTAAACAACTCAGAAAGATGCATGGCCAGGCTGGTTCACCATCCTCGCCAACAGCCCAATTACAGCCTGAGGGTGCTACTTTCAAAGTTCCCTTGGAATTGTGCCCAGTG TCTTCATTCTCGGAATTTGTACCGTTGATTGTTGAAATGTGCACCAGTATCGTTGAAGCGAGGGGTCTTGAAGTTATTGGAATTTATCGAGTGCCTGGAAATACTGCGGCTATTTCTCAACTTACTGAAAGTGTCAATAAAGgctttgaaaatattaatttacag gaTCCACGATGGAGTGATGTAAATGTTATATCATCTTTATTGAAATCATTCTTCAGACAACTTCCTGACTCATTATTAACAGCCGAGCTTTATCCCATGTTTATTGACGCAGATAAAATAGAAGATCCCCAAAGAAGAATGGCAacaataagaaaattattaagagATTTACCCGAACATCATTTTGaaacacttaaatatttaatgtttcatttgaaaaaagttgTTGAACACAGTGAAGTTAATAAAATGGAAGCTAAAAATTTGGCTATTGTATTTGGGCCAACTCTGGTACGAGCTAGTGGTTCAAGGGATAATATGGTTACTATGGTTACGGACATGTCGCATCAGTGTAGGATTGTCGAGAGCTTATTGAacaat gtCGATTGGTTCTTCTGTGAAGAAGACTTAGACGACTTGAGTAGATTAAGCGTTAACCTGAGTCTTCCTGCCGACGGCAGTGAAGTTGAAACATCAAATACCAATCACAACCTTCTactaaataatattcaaaaagttgaaG GCATGCGTGAAATGGTCTCAGCTAAGGACATTGTATCTTCAATCATATCCGCAGCAAACAGAAAGATACAAAGGCGAAGGAAAGGTCAAGAGGAGCAGGAGAGTGAAGATCACGAAGATGAAAAg aCTAAAGGAAAACAAGACGAATCATTGGGAGTTATTCGACAAAGTATGGCATTGAATGAACGACAATGCTCAGTAAGTGAAATGGTACTGATGCATGAGAATAAAAATCAACCAAACCATACAAATGAAAATATAGATCGTAACACAGTGATCAGTAGTGAAAACACAAGTCCATTAAATAGTTCATCAATATCAAGTAGATCAATGTATCCCGGTAGTCCAGTAAACCAACAACAAGAGCAACAACAtcagcaacagcaacagcagcaacaacaatcGCAACAACTTTCCACCACTTCACTTAGTTTAGACTCTTCACGATTGTCTAGTGACGTTGGTTCTGGTAGTTTGGATACTGTTTCGACAATTTCAAATCTATCAAACGAAACAAAACAGAGTAACGACGAAGTGGCAATACGTACATATGCCGGATTAAGTGCGACGACCCAAGAACGAATACGTAGATTTGAGCAAGAAACAAAAGCAATGTTGCAACGTGACCAGCATCGGCAGAGACGTGAAGCTGAGAAACGTGAAGAAGAACGACGGAGAATTGAAATGGAATGGCAACTTGCCAAAAGAGAGATGGAGAATGATGATATCCTTGATGGGATCATAGACACAGCAGTTGGAACCCCTTATCTTACTGATCGAATGTCGAATTTAAATGACAGGCTTGCTGAGAGATCTAGTGTTGATAGCAATGGTACTGATAGCCACAGGTCGAAATCTACCACGAGATTGACCCCATTATCTATAGCTGTACAGCAGCAACCTACTGCACGACAGAAAGCACAAGCTACCAATCAATTGACTAATATTATAGGCGATAAAATCAATAAtggtattattaaaaaattcaagacaGATAAAGAG tcATCAGTGGAGTCATTGGCACCAACTCGTTACGGCAGTTTAGATTCTCTCCATGAAGTCCACACATCACCATCACCATCACATCAAACTCGCGGCATATCAGGCGACATTTCAGACGATG CCGGATCTTGTTTTCTTCACTGGACCCAGAAGATACTTACTATAAACAGAAAGCTTGTTAG GCACACAGCAACCCCGAGTTTTTGGTGCTTCATATCGTCCCATCTACACGGTTCTGCAGGCGCCAGTTGCGCCTCCACGAAGACACCGGCCCCACAACCACCCGAACCCCGTACCGTCACCGACCCCACAACCACCACCTGCTCTGCAGCATCATCCTCATCATCACCACCACCGTTACAACTCTCCGAGCCAAGGGTGTCAGAGTCAGGGCTCGGGTCCGGGTCGTCCTCCAAGACTTTGAACAAATTCTTCAGAG GGAGCGATCTCTTGACCAGTCTTACGTCGACATTCGATCGAAAATGGAAATCTCTTGTGAATCCATCGAATCTACTCGTAACATCTGCTGAAAGTAGTAGTAGTGGTACTATTGGTTATagtaaacaaacaaattataatgataatgatcGCAATCAGTCAACAAGATCACCTGAAGTTTATCGTGACCCAAGTCTTCATAAATCTCTTATTGATAAAAGCAATTTGGTTCGCACGAAGAcc gaTACACtggagaaagaaaaaaacttgACGGTCGCAGAGATCTCAGAAAAATCTAAAGAGGAATTAATTAGGCCTGATAATGATCGTAAtcttaatagaaaaatatcCGAAATAAATACAGCAGCTACAGATTCATCAGACGGTGGGTCACTATTGGATGCAACTGAAAAAGATGAAAAACCATCAAAGGTAACTGTAAAATCAAAACGTTTGGAATCTTTGAACAAAACACAAGACAATGAATTACCATCGATATCACAACACAATGATGAAGCTAAATCTAATACTACAAACGAttgcaaaaattttcaatcagatgATAAAACAATAGTGGATTCATCTTACtcaaataaattagaaaaatttgagAGTCTTAGCAGCCAGGCAAGTGAGTCCCGATCACGATTAAAACGATCAGAATCATTGAACAAACGTACGGAAATATCatgttcaaaattaaaacgttctgaaagtttaaataaacattCAGATCGACTTGCTTCACCAACAAATGGTAAATTAAAACGTTCTGAGAGTTTAAATAAACATGCCGAGAGATCAGAATCACCTAATATGAAGTTAAAACGATCTGAATCATTGACTAAAACGGAAAAAACCGAATGTAATATTAGTAAAAGACGTCAATCTGTTAGAAAAGAAAGTGCTACTaagttaaaaagaaaaaatggtaTGCCTGAAAGATCAATAAAGAGACGGCACACTGTCGGCGGGACTAAAGATTTTGATAAAGTTCATTGGCTTGacaataaattacaatcaGAGACAGAgcgtattattaaaaatgataacaaaccgaaaaaaagtcaattgAGAACTAGTTCACCGGATTTAAGTAGTAATCGTGTTAATGTTGCTGATACAAGCTTTCTTATTGAAGTAAGCTTTCGTGGACCAAGTAATGTTGTTTTTAATGTCACCAACACACGGCCACAGTCGTTACCCGACGCAAATTTAGCTTCGAAAGTTTTTAAAGTACCTCTTGAAAGTCACGTTTAA